A section of the Candidatus Limnocylindrales bacterium genome encodes:
- a CDS encoding VWA domain-containing protein, with amino-acid sequence MTTPRASRAWIDSRHLRESAGGAAALAGLDQLAPATRERLLERADRIATVSTSLAHAFLPRAVEAAAAGVPVYDAWEAALADVAGAGDVARELATAFFRIAPQGFAAWPEPRRRAWIDSVRALAESSRRLAASMLDATAAILDDGRTLDDASLAAWQHATEGLLSRGGWRSEFLAEAFVSGAALLAGRAEPAAFEHWATLVAVIGTTGRNPKPPSPPAQLLNLDASALTGVVRLCAAAAATHAKAAQRLLELIPPAISRLETRQRRSLLDSCARCRSLDALADAMALVGAVLHGIRAGDLDFLLAQAARIGEAAPAVLPAFLRTMDRAIDEGGQPGVELWVERGIELATHDQNIDAAAAHFRLETRTSHKLLVERSSAVTFEEIDGMLRRYLTMMSRRSFQLMPSPGIWMRPPLVAPEDVAIRLPERVDLFDAPEDNQALYKIVATHIAGRFEYGTYDFDLKALLERGWQPPLVPADDGEYPRDIIAFLGCFPNPLLASALFVLLDGVRIDACLARDFPGLRRELERMGRLYASTTVPAAHDRHDERLLETLFQIGLAHRSIAELDARLRAQGEFVMASIELLRSAEATVYDSASLAIAYYGGLAFAEARALDDSDETAFAEMGGATVIDPFEHLDGSDREENTAPWRPDPVRAEPGGEQAEVKLQLTDEETPAGGGRPVSLEELKSLLERGGDLKISEAHGQIEEGLGLYITDLLGKIPAEQLRELREKISTGDAAAIRAWLSRQATGNSFYYDEWDYRIADYRRRWCRVTEIACDEDTGEYFQQALARSGELVGQIKRDFQMLRPDQLRRVPRDEQGEEFDLNALVEAHSDRRGRRTPSDRLYVARKPEERDVATLFLVDMSASTDEPLPGESMAGPKRVIDLAKDTLAVLAQVLGEIGDSYAIYGFSGHGRQSVEIYPVKSFGERLSDKVKGRIGGIAPKRSTRMGAALRHAGEKLARTSARSRHLILLSDGFPQDFDYGDDRRSNTYGIRDTMQALREIEKRGMQTFCITVDPAGHDYLGEMCPSARYAVIEDIRQLPSELVRIYRRLTRH; translated from the coding sequence ATGACAACTCCCCGAGCGTCGCGCGCGTGGATCGACAGCCGGCACCTGCGGGAAAGCGCCGGCGGTGCCGCGGCGCTTGCAGGGCTCGATCAGCTTGCGCCCGCGACACGCGAACGACTGCTCGAGCGCGCCGACCGCATCGCCACCGTCTCGACGAGCCTTGCGCACGCGTTCCTGCCTCGCGCCGTCGAGGCTGCGGCCGCGGGCGTACCGGTTTACGACGCGTGGGAAGCCGCGCTCGCCGACGTCGCCGGAGCCGGCGACGTCGCGCGCGAGCTCGCGACGGCGTTCTTCCGGATTGCTCCGCAGGGTTTTGCCGCATGGCCGGAGCCGCGCCGCCGCGCATGGATCGATTCGGTTCGAGCGCTCGCGGAATCGTCGAGACGGCTTGCTGCGTCGATGCTCGATGCTACCGCCGCGATTCTCGACGATGGTCGCACGCTTGACGACGCGTCGCTGGCCGCGTGGCAGCACGCAACCGAAGGCCTGCTTTCGCGCGGCGGCTGGCGAAGCGAGTTCCTCGCGGAAGCGTTCGTCTCCGGCGCGGCGCTTCTCGCCGGTCGCGCGGAGCCGGCCGCGTTCGAGCACTGGGCGACGCTGGTTGCCGTGATCGGAACGACCGGCCGCAATCCGAAGCCGCCGTCGCCGCCTGCGCAGCTTCTCAACCTGGATGCTTCCGCCCTTACCGGCGTCGTCCGACTCTGCGCCGCCGCAGCCGCAACTCACGCCAAAGCGGCACAGAGGCTCCTCGAGCTGATTCCGCCCGCGATCTCGCGGCTGGAGACCCGGCAACGACGCAGCCTTCTCGATTCGTGTGCGCGCTGCCGTTCGCTCGATGCGCTCGCCGACGCGATGGCGCTCGTCGGCGCTGTGCTGCACGGAATCCGCGCCGGTGATCTCGATTTCCTGCTCGCCCAGGCGGCGCGCATCGGCGAGGCGGCGCCGGCGGTGCTGCCCGCATTCCTGCGCACGATGGATCGCGCGATCGACGAAGGCGGCCAGCCCGGCGTGGAGCTGTGGGTCGAGCGCGGCATCGAGCTCGCGACGCACGACCAGAACATCGACGCCGCCGCGGCGCATTTCCGCCTCGAGACGCGCACGTCGCACAAGCTGCTCGTCGAGCGCAGCTCGGCCGTCACGTTCGAAGAGATCGACGGAATGCTGCGCCGCTACCTGACGATGATGTCGCGGCGATCGTTCCAGCTGATGCCGTCGCCGGGAATCTGGATGCGCCCTCCGCTCGTCGCCCCCGAAGACGTCGCGATCCGGCTGCCGGAGCGCGTCGACCTGTTCGATGCGCCCGAGGACAACCAGGCGCTGTACAAGATCGTCGCGACCCACATCGCCGGGCGCTTCGAGTACGGCACCTACGACTTCGACCTCAAGGCCCTGCTCGAGCGCGGGTGGCAGCCGCCGCTGGTCCCCGCAGACGACGGCGAGTATCCGCGCGACATCATCGCGTTCCTCGGCTGCTTTCCGAATCCGCTGCTCGCGTCCGCGCTGTTCGTGCTGCTCGACGGCGTGCGCATCGATGCGTGTCTCGCCCGCGACTTTCCGGGTCTTCGCAGGGAGCTCGAGCGCATGGGGCGGCTCTACGCGTCGACGACCGTGCCGGCCGCGCACGATCGCCATGACGAGCGCCTGCTCGAGACGCTGTTCCAGATCGGCCTTGCGCACAGAAGCATCGCCGAGCTCGACGCGCGGCTTCGCGCGCAGGGCGAATTCGTCATGGCCAGCATCGAGCTGCTGCGCTCGGCCGAAGCGACGGTCTACGACAGCGCGTCGCTTGCGATCGCATATTACGGCGGCCTCGCGTTCGCAGAGGCCCGTGCGCTCGACGACAGCGACGAGACCGCGTTCGCCGAAATGGGCGGCGCGACCGTCATCGATCCGTTCGAGCATCTCGACGGCAGCGACCGCGAGGAGAACACCGCACCGTGGAGACCCGATCCGGTGCGTGCCGAGCCCGGCGGCGAGCAGGCCGAAGTGAAGCTGCAGCTCACCGACGAAGAGACGCCTGCGGGCGGCGGCCGTCCGGTTTCACTCGAAGAGCTGAAATCGCTGCTCGAGCGCGGCGGCGATCTCAAGATCAGCGAAGCACACGGACAGATCGAAGAGGGACTCGGCCTCTACATCACCGACCTGCTCGGGAAAATTCCTGCCGAGCAGCTTCGCGAGCTGCGCGAGAAAATCTCGACCGGCGATGCTGCGGCGATCCGTGCGTGGCTGTCGCGGCAGGCCACCGGCAACAGCTTCTACTACGACGAATGGGACTATCGCATCGCCGACTACCGGCGCCGCTGGTGCCGCGTAACCGAGATCGCCTGTGACGAAGACACCGGCGAATACTTCCAGCAGGCGCTCGCGCGCTCGGGCGAGCTCGTTGGCCAGATCAAGCGCGATTTCCAGATGCTTCGTCCCGACCAGCTGCGACGCGTGCCGCGCGATGAACAGGGCGAGGAGTTCGACCTCAATGCGCTCGTCGAGGCGCACTCGGACCGGCGCGGCCGGCGCACTCCGAGCGACCGGCTCTACGTCGCGCGCAAGCCGGAGGAGCGCGACGTCGCGACGCTGTTTCTCGTCGACATGAGCGCATCGACCGACGAGCCGCTTCCCGGCGAGAGCATGGCCGGACCGAAACGGGTCATCGATCTCGCCAAGGATACGCTCGCGGTGCTCGCGCAGGTGCTCGGCGAAATCGGCGACAGCTATGCGATCTACGGTTTTTCGGGTCACGGCCGGCAATCGGTCGAGATCTATCCGGTCAAATCGTTCGGCGAGCGCCTGAGCGACAAGGTCAAGGGCCGCATCGGCGGCATCGCCCCGAAACGCTCGACGAGGATGGGAGCGGCGCTGCGGCACGCCGGCGAAAAGCTCGCGCGCACGAGCGCGCGCTCGCGCCACCTCATCCTGCTGAGTGACGGCTTTCCTCAGGATTTCGACTACGGCGACGATCGCCGGTCGAACACCTACGGCATCCGCGACACCATGCAGGCGCTGCGCGAGATCGAGAAGCGCGGGATGCAGACGTTCTGCATCACGGTCGATCCGGCCGGTCACGACTATCTCGGCGAGATGTGTCCGTCGGCGAGATACGCGGTGATCGAGGACATCCGCCAGCTGCCGAGCGAGCTGGTGCGGATCTACCGGCGGCTGACCCGGCACTAG
- a CDS encoding DNA-deoxyinosine glycosylase, with translation MGPRRVTSATRDIQPSGLERIHSFAPIERRDATVLILGSMPGVASLDAGRYYAHPRNSFWRIMTELLSIDPSATYEQRLDALVSNRIALWDVLHSCERTGSLDTSINRETQTANDFESFFRTHPDIRCVLLNGTKAWDAFRRHAATMKIDESLTVTRLPSTSPANASWSYERKLEAWRSALMREPRR, from the coding sequence TTGGGCCCGCGGCGCGTTACCTCGGCGACACGCGACATCCAGCCTTCCGGCCTCGAGCGCATCCACAGCTTCGCGCCGATCGAGCGCCGCGACGCGACCGTGTTGATTCTCGGAAGCATGCCGGGTGTCGCATCGCTCGACGCCGGCCGCTACTACGCCCACCCGCGCAACAGCTTCTGGCGCATCATGACCGAGCTGCTGAGCATCGATCCGTCGGCGACGTACGAGCAGCGCCTCGATGCGCTGGTCTCGAACCGGATCGCGCTGTGGGACGTGCTGCATTCGTGCGAACGCACCGGCAGCCTCGACACCAGCATCAACCGCGAGACCCAGACGGCCAACGACTTCGAGTCGTTTTTCCGCACACATCCGGACATCCGCTGCGTGCTCCTCAACGGAACGAAAGCGTGGGATGCGTTCCGCCGCCACGCTGCGACGATGAAGATCGATGAATCGCTGACGGTGACTCGTCTTCCGTCGACGAGCCCGGCCAATGCATCGTGGTCCTATGAACGAAAGCTCGAAGCTTGGCGCAGCGCCCTGATGCGAGAGCCACGCCGTTAG
- a CDS encoding nitronate monooxygenase: MLTTRLTELVGCRLPLQVAGMPGVSTPALVAAVANAGGLAMLPTAGSPLALVESALDEVLRSTPQPFGVNFLIPFLDREVLELVSPRVRMVEFFYGDPDASLVEIVHRAGALACWQVGSTSEARLAVDCGCDVVIAQGVQAGGHVRGTVTLLALLAEVLDAVHVPVIAAGGIGTARAMAAVLAAGASGVRIGTRFVAAAESGAHPSYVAALIRSQAEDTVLTDAFSVMWPDAPHRVLRSCVERAQALDADVAGETMIGGVAYPIPRLAVPVPTRETTGHVDAMALYAGESVSAVERVEPAADIVRELCDGAAALLERAAAEVTAQQPAETELELPPASTKG; the protein is encoded by the coding sequence ATGCTGACCACGCGCCTGACCGAGCTCGTCGGCTGCCGCCTTCCACTTCAGGTTGCGGGTATGCCGGGAGTGAGCACCCCTGCGCTCGTCGCGGCCGTTGCGAACGCCGGCGGGCTCGCAATGCTGCCGACGGCAGGATCGCCGCTGGCGCTGGTCGAAAGCGCGCTCGACGAGGTGCTTCGCAGCACGCCGCAGCCGTTCGGCGTCAATTTCCTGATTCCGTTTCTCGATCGCGAAGTGCTCGAGCTCGTCTCGCCCCGTGTTCGCATGGTCGAGTTCTTCTACGGAGATCCCGATGCGTCGCTAGTCGAGATCGTTCATCGCGCCGGTGCCCTTGCGTGCTGGCAGGTTGGTTCGACCAGCGAGGCGCGGCTCGCCGTGGATTGCGGATGCGACGTCGTGATTGCGCAGGGGGTACAGGCCGGCGGCCACGTGCGCGGCACCGTCACGCTGCTGGCGCTGCTCGCCGAAGTGCTCGATGCGGTGCACGTGCCGGTCATTGCAGCCGGCGGAATCGGTACCGCACGCGCGATGGCTGCGGTGCTCGCGGCCGGCGCCTCCGGGGTTCGCATCGGCACGCGTTTCGTCGCTGCCGCGGAGTCGGGCGCGCATCCGTCGTACGTGGCCGCGCTGATCCGGTCGCAGGCGGAGGATACCGTGCTCACCGACGCGTTCTCCGTCATGTGGCCGGATGCGCCGCACCGGGTGCTGCGCTCGTGCGTCGAACGCGCGCAGGCGCTCGACGCCGACGTCGCCGGCGAAACCATGATCGGAGGCGTTGCGTATCCGATTCCGCGCCTCGCCGTGCCGGTGCCGACCCGGGAGACGACCGGACACGTCGACGCGATGGCGCTTTACGCCGGAGAATCGGTCAGCGCCGTGGAGCGCGTCGAGCCGGCGGCCGATATTGTCCGCGAGCTCTGCGACGGCGCCGCGGCGTTGCTCGAACGCGCGGCGGCAGAAGTCACTGCGCAGCAGCCGGCCGAAACCGAGCTCGAGCTGCCGCCCGCTTCGACCAAAGGCTGA
- a CDS encoding nitroreductase family protein encodes MSTAEKKAHPDVPIHALIADRWSPYCYSTKPVPESDLRAILEAARWAPSSYNEQPWRYILARSSDAAAHAKLVSCLVEGNQAWAKNAPVLMIGIAVMTFSRNGKPNRAAQHDLGLAAGNICIEATARGLFVHQMIGIVPERVRELYRVPPEAEPLTGLAIGYLGDETQSPEALRERDRAPRTRKPIADIVFEETWQHGATV; translated from the coding sequence ATGTCGACTGCCGAGAAGAAGGCCCATCCCGATGTCCCGATTCATGCGCTGATCGCAGACCGCTGGAGCCCGTACTGCTACTCGACGAAGCCCGTTCCCGAAAGCGACCTGCGCGCGATCCTCGAAGCCGCACGCTGGGCGCCGTCGTCGTACAACGAGCAGCCATGGCGCTACATCCTCGCGCGAAGCTCGGATGCCGCCGCCCATGCGAAGCTTGTTTCGTGCCTCGTCGAGGGCAACCAGGCGTGGGCGAAGAACGCGCCGGTTCTGATGATCGGCATCGCGGTGATGACGTTCTCGCGCAACGGCAAGCCGAACAGGGCGGCGCAGCACGACCTCGGGCTCGCAGCCGGCAACATCTGCATCGAAGCGACGGCGCGCGGACTGTTCGTGCACCAGATGATCGGCATCGTTCCCGAGCGCGTCCGCGAGCTCTATCGCGTGCCGCCCGAAGCAGAGCCGCTGACCGGCCTTGCGATCGGATACCTCGGAGACGAAACGCAATCGCCGGAGGCGCTGCGCGAGCGCGACCGTGCGCCGCGCACACGCAAGCCCATCGCAGACATCGTTTTCGAGGAAACATGGCAGCACGGGGCCACGGTGTGA
- a CDS encoding pirin family protein, whose translation MITVRRSADRGRAYHGWLDSRHTFSFGDYHDPMHMGFRALRVLNEDRVEPGKGFAAHSHRDMEIISYVLEGALEHRDSMGTGSVIVPGDVQLMRAGHGVTHSEYNHSRQEPVHFLQIWIVPDTAGLTPAYEQLHFEAEVLRNALVCVASNAPGEGSLHVHQDVSMHAAILDPASSVRREIAPGRHAWIQIARGQATVRGAAEGSDVGLGEGDGAAVSGESLVEIVAGNSCELLLFDLA comes from the coding sequence GTGATCACCGTGCGCAGATCGGCCGATCGCGGCCGCGCCTACCACGGCTGGCTCGACAGCCGTCACACGTTCTCGTTCGGCGATTACCACGATCCGATGCACATGGGATTTCGCGCGCTTCGTGTCCTCAACGAAGACAGGGTGGAGCCGGGGAAGGGTTTTGCCGCGCACTCGCACCGCGACATGGAAATCATCAGCTACGTGCTCGAGGGTGCGCTCGAGCATCGCGACAGCATGGGCACGGGCTCGGTCATCGTTCCCGGCGATGTGCAGCTGATGCGCGCGGGGCACGGCGTCACGCACAGCGAGTACAACCATTCGCGCCAGGAGCCGGTTCATTTCCTGCAGATCTGGATCGTGCCCGACACGGCGGGCCTGACACCCGCGTACGAGCAGCTGCACTTCGAAGCGGAAGTCCTTCGAAACGCTCTCGTATGCGTTGCATCGAACGCACCGGGCGAGGGATCGCTGCACGTGCATCAGGATGTTTCGATGCATGCCGCCATCCTCGATCCCGCGAGCAGCGTCCGGCGCGAGATCGCGCCCGGTCGTCATGCCTGGATCCAGATCGCGCGCGGACAGGCCACCGTCCGCGGCGCGGCCGAAGGCTCCGATGTCGGGCTCGGCGAAGGCGACGGTGCGGCCGTCAGCGGCGAAAGCCTGGTCGAGATCGTTGCCGGGAATTCCTGCGAGCTGCTGCTTTTCGATCTTGCCTAG
- a CDS encoding low affinity iron permease family protein, with the protein MAKAGWYSQFTREASRFSGRPIVFILALLSIIVWLVTGPYFEYSDTWQLLINTFTTLVTFLMVFLIQSSQNRDTEAIQVKLDELIRATTGAHNALIDLEEMDEAELAECRDRYERLAKSAREKLKKGGFDTGSPEAR; encoded by the coding sequence ATGGCGAAGGCCGGCTGGTACTCCCAATTCACCCGAGAGGCGTCGCGGTTCAGCGGCAGGCCGATCGTTTTCATCCTTGCGCTGCTGTCGATCATCGTATGGCTCGTGACCGGTCCGTACTTCGAGTACAGCGACACGTGGCAGCTGCTGATCAACACGTTCACGACACTCGTCACGTTCCTGATGGTCTTCCTGATCCAGAGCAGCCAGAACCGCGACACCGAAGCCATCCAGGTCAAGCTCGACGAGTTGATCCGCGCGACGACCGGTGCGCACAACGCGCTGATCGATCTCGAGGAGATGGACGAGGCCGAGCTTGCGGAATGCCGTGACCGCTACGAGCGACTCGCAAAAAGCGCGCGCGAAAAGCTGAAGAAGGGCGGCTTCGACACAGGTTCGCCGGAGGCCCGGTGA
- a CDS encoding GNAT family N-acetyltransferase, giving the protein MNPEENSILAGSTLAATSRTTRHLLLRAFEPGDVDRVHAIQRDSDAMQYTWVAPDLAATAAYLQSHAARRAGHGFAPWIAVLRSEQRIVGYGGLYKDPAAPQWGTEVIYFLERSCWGRGLASEIVEASLELAFTELGLREVGAFARPQNTRSVRVLAKAGFERVEFLEEFERDRFRIDAAKWRSRRLAVSTGASR; this is encoded by the coding sequence ATGAATCCCGAAGAAAATTCGATCCTCGCCGGCAGCACGCTCGCCGCGACGTCGCGCACGACACGTCACCTGCTGTTGAGAGCTTTCGAGCCGGGCGACGTCGATCGAGTCCATGCGATCCAGCGTGACTCCGATGCAATGCAGTACACGTGGGTGGCGCCCGACCTGGCCGCGACCGCCGCGTATCTCCAGTCGCATGCGGCCAGACGCGCCGGGCACGGCTTCGCGCCGTGGATCGCCGTTCTACGAAGCGAGCAGCGCATCGTCGGTTACGGCGGGCTCTACAAGGATCCGGCGGCGCCGCAGTGGGGAACCGAGGTCATCTATTTCCTCGAGCGGTCGTGCTGGGGCCGAGGCCTCGCGTCCGAGATCGTGGAAGCGTCGCTCGAGCTGGCCTTCACCGAGCTTGGTCTTCGCGAGGTCGGCGCGTTCGCGCGACCGCAGAACACGCGGTCGGTGCGCGTGCTGGCCAAGGCCGGATTCGAACGCGTGGAATTTCTCGAGGAGTTCGAACGCGACCGCTTTCGCATCGACGCAGCGAAATGGCGCAGCCGGCGGCTGGCGGTAAGCACAGGAGCATCGCGATGA